DNA from Xanthomonas hyacinthi:
AGCGAGGCCTGCACGGTGGTACCGAGGCCATTGAGGCCGGGGGTGCCGTTCTGCGCCGGGCCGGAGGCGGCGGTTTCCGCGTACAGGTTCTCGCCCTTGCCCTGCAGGCCCGAGGGATTGATGAAATCGCTCAGCGTCAACGAACCGATCTCCAGCGCAGCCGCGGTGCCGGCGACCTGCACGCTGACCGTGCCATCGGTGCCGATGGTCAGCGACTGCGCGCCTTCCGGGATCTGGATGCCGGGCTGCACCGCATAGCCGCTGTTGGTGACCAGTTCGCCCTGCGAATTGATCTGGAAGCTGCCATCGCGGGTGTAGGCCGAGGTGCCGTCGGGCATCTGCACTTCGAAGAAGCCGCGGCCGTTGACCATCACGTCCAGCGCGCGCCCGGTCTGCTGCGGATTGCCCTGCTCGAAGTCCTTCGAGGTGGACACCACGCGCACGCCGGTGCCCAGCTGCAGGCCGGACGGCAACTGCGTCTGCGCCGAGGTCGCGCCGCCAGGCTGGCGCACCTGCTGGTACAGCAGATCTTCGAAGCTGGCGCGGTCGCGCTTGAAGCCGGTGGTATTGGTATTGGCCAGGTTGTTGGACACGACCGACATGCGCGTCTGCTGCGCATCCAGTCCGGTCTTGGCGACCCACAAAGCCTGATTCATGACCCGATTCCTCTGATGGTGGCCCCGAGATCCGCGAGGGGCAGGGAGACTGATGCATGTGCCGTGCCACAAATGCGCCGGCTTTTCGTCGGCAGCGGCGCGGTGCCCGCGGCGGACTTAGCCGTTCAGGCGCAGCAGGGTGTTGGCCGACTGCGCGTTCTCGTCGCCGTGCTTGATCACCTTCACCTGCATCTCGAACTGGCGCTGCAGCTGGATCATCTGCACCAGCGCGCCGGCGGCATCGA
Protein-coding regions in this window:
- the flgG gene encoding flagellar basal-body rod protein FlgG, encoding MNQALWVAKTGLDAQQTRMSVVSNNLANTNTTGFKRDRASFEDLLYQQVRQPGGATSAQTQLPSGLQLGTGVRVVSTSKDFEQGNPQQTGRALDVMVNGRGFFEVQMPDGTSAYTRDGSFQINSQGELVTNSGYAVQPGIQIPEGAQSLTIGTDGTVSVQVAGTAAALEIGSLTLSDFINPSGLQGKGENLYAETAASGPAQNGTPGLNGLGTTVQASLEGSNVNVVEELVSMIETQRAYEMNAKAISTTDSMLGYLNNNV